The nucleotide window AATTTATGTACATTGCTGCAAAGTATTAGTTGGAAGTCTTCAAAATTTACCAGCGTCACCAGATCAATTACTCTGCCCTTTTCTGTGGTAAAAATTGTTTTAGCAATTTGTTCTTTAGCAAGGTTTTTCAGATTGTTTGTTGTTATGCGATGCAGATAGTCGATCGAGTCTGCCCCCTTCAACTCCAGTACGCCAATATGCGAAATATTTCTAATCCCCACCCCACCATAAATTGATTCAAGCTCTCTCTCAGTCTCGGAATAAACTTTAAATATTCTTTCACCGTCAAGTCCGAATGATTTGAACCCAATGGATTCCAAGTAATCCACTATAGAAAATTTTTCTAAAGCACCGTTGATCATTTTTATCCTTTAACCAGAAATTATAAACATGTTTATCATTGAAAATATTAAATTGATTTTATAATAAAATGAACATCTAATATTTTCGCTACAAAGATAAGTTGAATATTAGTTTAATAAAAGAGTGGCATATCGCCGAAGCATAGAATTATTAATATGGACGTACTTGACGAGAGTTTTTCGTATTGACATAAACACTGTCTTTCGCCCGCCATATAAATGCTACAGAATCCCGTGAGAAAACTTTATCACCAGTGTCATAAAAAATATGCTCGTAATAATCGGGGAACTTATCGTTATTCACATTAGCAATTGTTCTTTCAAAATTTATCCCTTTATACGTCATCAACAAATGCGGCTTAACAGTCAGTCCGTCAACTAAAAAATAGTTGTGATCAATATGTCCAACGCTGCTGCCATAATGAAAATTAACTTTAATAAATTTAGTCCCTCTATAATTCCATTGGCTAAGAAAAAAATTATTAAATCCTCCGTGTGAAGGTATAGGGGCTTCCCAGATCATTTGAAAATTTCCATCATTACACTTAAACAGCGTAAGATAGAAAAATGCGGTGCCAAGTTTGGTGCTGTCCAAATCAATAAAACTTTGATCATAGCCAACAATATTCTTCGGCTCAATCAATCTCTCACCCGGCTTTGATTTGGCCACAACAGCGAAAACATATTCCCCCCCATCATTATAATAAATAACCGCCGAACGAGGAATATCATAAGTAAGTTTTTTATCAACCTCTACGATATAAGTACCTTCGGGATAATTATTCAGCACATGCTCCAGTAATGCAATTGTATCACATTCGGTTCTGTTTGATGACTGCTTCTTCTTTAACTCAATATTATATTTTTGAATTTCAAAATCCTTTTGGGGGATATGCTCAACTTTTTCATTATAATCAATCTCCGAGTTTTCCTCTTTCCCGGAATCACTGCAAGAAAAGAATAAAGCTGCAACAAGAATTGTTAAACTAATATTTAAATATCGTTTCAATTTTTATATAAAAAATGAATCTATAATTATTTATTCAGCAAGTTCCGATAAAAAGTATGCTGAACTTTTAATGCCTAATTGAAAATGATTTAAATCAAAATGTTCGTTTGGCGAATGCAGATTTTCAGAGTTCAATCCCAATCCCATCAAAACAGGAGTTGCTTTTAGGATTTTTTCAAATTCCACAACGATTGGAATTGACCCGCCTTCGCGCATAAAAACGCATTTTTTCCCAAATGCTTTTTCCATTGCTCTTGCCGCAGCTTTTGTAATAGGATTGGTTATTGGTGCAACGAAGGGGCTTCCGCCATGCAAACTTGTTACATTTACTTTTACAGATTTGGGCGCAATTTTTTTTACGAACTTAGTAAATAATCTTGCTATTTTTTCAGGATCCTGATATGGCACTAATCTCATACTTATTTTTGCAGTAGCTTTTGAAGGCAAAACTGTTTTGGCACCCTTGCCTGTAAATCCGCCGATGATTCCGTTACAATCCAGTGTTGGTCTAACCCAAGTACGTTCCAAAGTAGAGTAACCTCTTTCTCCTGCAAGCTCTTTGACCCCAAGTTCTTTTGCATAAGCTTTTTCAGAAAATTTTAATAGCTTAAAATTCTTCCTCTCTTCCGTACTCAATTTCAACACATCCTGATAAAACCCGGGAATTAGAATTTTGCCATTCTTATCAATCATTTTAGAAATCATAGTTGC belongs to Ignavibacteriales bacterium and includes:
- a CDS encoding dipeptidase gives rise to the protein MKEILQYIDQNIGGYIEELKEFLRIPSISTLSENQADINRAAEFVSSKLKSAGMNHVEVIKTEGHPLIYAEWLGAPGKPTVLIYGHYDVQPVDPIELWNTPPFEPTIIGDKIFARGATDDKGQMYMHIKSVEAFFKSTGSLPLNVKFLIEGEEEIGSSSLSSFLKQNADRLKCDAVLISDTSLFAKGVPTLTYGLRGLAYMELEIVGPNRDLHSGTFGGAVANPVNILATMISKMIDKNGKILIPGFYQDVLKLSTEERKNFKLLKFSEKAYAKELGVKELAGERGYSTLERTWVRPTLDCNGIIGGFTGKGAKTVLPSKATAKISMRLVPYQDPEKIARLFTKFVKKIAPKSVKVNVTSLHGGSPFVAPITNPITKAAARAMEKAFGKKCVFMREGGSIPIVVEFEKILKATPVLMGLGLNSENLHSPNEHFDLNHFQLGIKSSAYFLSELAE